The Mycobacterium paragordonae genome includes a region encoding these proteins:
- a CDS encoding FAD-binding dehydrogenase, with product MDADVIVVGAGLAGLVATHELTRRGKKVAVVDQENEANLGGQAFWSFGGLFLVDTPEQRVLGIKDSLELAWNDWSGSAAFDRLDDEDVWAAKWARSYVEFAAGEKRSYLTDLGIRFMPTVGWAERGDLRADGHGNSVPRFHVAWGTGTGVVEPFVNSALDAAQDNQVTFHHRHRVDELVFTDGAVTGIKGTVLAPDDAVRGAPSNRDAVGEFELSAQAVIITTGGIGGNHEMVRRYWPDRMGTPPSSMITGVPEYVDGRMLDIAHDSGVRLVNRDRMWHYTEGVKNWDPIWPKHAIRIIPGPSSMWFDALGRRLPAPFLPGYDTLGTLKYLRTNPEIAKYDYSWYVLTQKIIKKEFALSGSEQNPDITGKSLMKVLQQRIFNKDATGPVEAFKARGADFVIADNLEDLVAKMNALTDEPLLDPAGIRAQIESRDLQVANPFCKDVQVQGIRNARRALGDRLGRVAAPHRILDPKAGPLIAAKLHILTRKTLGGIQTDLSSRAMGNDGQTIPGLYAAGEVAGFGGGGVHGYNALEGTLLGGCIFSGRAAGRGAADDL from the coding sequence ATGGACGCTGATGTCATCGTTGTCGGTGCGGGTCTGGCCGGGCTGGTCGCTACCCACGAACTGACCCGCCGCGGCAAGAAGGTCGCGGTGGTCGATCAGGAGAACGAGGCCAATCTCGGCGGGCAGGCCTTTTGGTCTTTCGGCGGCCTCTTTCTGGTCGATACCCCCGAGCAGCGGGTGCTGGGGATCAAAGACTCTCTCGAGCTGGCCTGGAATGACTGGTCCGGCAGCGCGGCATTCGATCGCCTCGACGATGAGGACGTGTGGGCGGCCAAATGGGCCCGTTCTTACGTGGAGTTCGCCGCCGGCGAGAAGCGGTCCTACCTGACCGACCTCGGCATCAGGTTCATGCCGACAGTGGGGTGGGCCGAGCGAGGTGACCTGCGTGCCGACGGGCACGGCAACTCGGTGCCGCGCTTCCACGTTGCGTGGGGAACGGGCACCGGAGTGGTTGAGCCCTTTGTGAATTCGGCCCTGGATGCCGCACAGGACAATCAGGTGACGTTCCACCACCGCCACCGCGTGGATGAATTGGTGTTCACCGACGGCGCGGTCACCGGCATCAAAGGGACGGTGCTGGCGCCCGACGATGCGGTGCGGGGCGCCCCGTCCAACCGCGACGCGGTCGGCGAATTCGAGTTGTCGGCCCAGGCCGTGATCATCACTACCGGCGGGATCGGCGGCAATCACGAGATGGTGCGGCGGTACTGGCCGGATCGGATGGGCACCCCGCCGTCGTCCATGATCACCGGCGTCCCCGAATATGTCGACGGGCGCATGCTCGACATCGCCCACGACAGCGGGGTCCGTCTGGTCAACCGCGACCGCATGTGGCACTACACCGAGGGCGTCAAGAACTGGGACCCGATCTGGCCCAAGCACGCCATCCGCATCATCCCCGGCCCGTCGTCCATGTGGTTCGACGCGCTGGGCCGCCGGCTGCCGGCGCCGTTCCTGCCCGGCTACGACACCCTGGGCACGCTGAAGTATCTGCGCACCAACCCCGAGATCGCGAAGTACGACTACTCCTGGTACGTGCTGACCCAAAAGATCATCAAGAAGGAGTTCGCCCTGTCGGGGTCGGAACAGAATCCCGACATCACCGGCAAGAGCCTGATGAAAGTCCTGCAGCAGCGCATCTTCAACAAAGACGCGACGGGTCCGGTCGAGGCGTTCAAGGCGCGCGGCGCCGACTTCGTGATCGCGGACAACCTCGAAGACCTCGTCGCAAAGATGAACGCCCTGACCGACGAACCCCTGCTGGACCCGGCCGGAATCCGTGCCCAGATCGAGTCCCGCGATCTGCAGGTCGCCAACCCGTTCTGCAAGGACGTTCAGGTGCAGGGCATCCGCAATGCCCGGCGCGCGCTGGGCGATCGACTGGGCCGGGTTGCGGCGCCGCACCGCATTCTGGACCCCAAAGCCGGACCGCTGATCGCGGCCAAACTGCACATCCTGACGCGAAAGACGTTGGGCGGCATACAGACTGACTTGTCCTCCCGCGCCATGGGCAACGACGGCCAAACCATCCCGGGCCTGTACGCGGCCGGGGAGGTCGCCGGATTCGGCGGCGGTGGCGTGCACGGATACAACGCGCTGGAGGGGACGTTACTGGGCGGTTGCATCTTCTCCGGTCGGGCCGCCGGCCGCGGCGCCGCGGACGAC